One genomic region from Streptomyces sp. Li-HN-5-11 encodes:
- a CDS encoding hemerythrin domain-containing protein, whose product MCEYCGCQSLTSIDELTREHDEVVRLIGHLRTAHQEGSAVRMAETAREIARVLDPHTQVEEHGLFPALAADFPDQIAALEAEHRQVEAVLAEAGDGVTPSDPTWPDRLMDAMNMLRDHILKEQDGVFPAALANLSIEEWETVEATRAKVGSTLSRPAA is encoded by the coding sequence GTGTGCGAGTACTGCGGCTGCCAGTCGCTGACGTCCATCGATGAACTGACCCGGGAGCACGACGAGGTCGTCCGCCTCATCGGCCACCTCCGCACCGCACACCAAGAGGGCAGTGCGGTGCGGATGGCGGAGACCGCCCGGGAGATCGCGAGGGTGCTCGACCCGCACACCCAGGTCGAGGAGCACGGACTGTTCCCGGCCCTGGCAGCCGACTTCCCCGACCAGATCGCCGCTCTGGAGGCCGAGCACCGGCAGGTGGAAGCGGTGCTGGCCGAGGCCGGCGACGGCGTGACGCCCTCGGACCCGACCTGGCCGGACCGGCTTATGGACGCCATGAACATGCTGCGCGACCACATCCTCAAGGAACAGGACGGTGTCTTCCCGGCCGCACTGGCCAACCTCAGCATCGAGGAGTGGGAGACGGTCGAGGCCACGCGCGCCAAGGTCGGCAGCACCCTGTCCCGGCCAGCCGCCTGA
- a CDS encoding exodeoxyribonuclease III: MRIATWNVNSITARLPRLLAWLESSGTDVLCLQEAKIAEDQFPFGQLRDLGYEAAVHATGRWNGVAVISRLGVEDVVKGLPGDPGYDGVQEPRAISATCGPVRVWSVYVPNGREVDHPHYAYKLQWFEALKAAVAGDAGGSRPFAVLGDYNVAPTDDDVYDRSAFEGSTHVTPAERAALASLREAGLSDVVPRPLKYDHPFTYWDYRQLCFPKNRGMRIDLVYANEPFTKAVTDAYVDREERKGKGASDHAPVVVDLDV, translated from the coding sequence ATGCGCATCGCGACCTGGAACGTCAACTCGATCACCGCCCGCCTCCCGAGGCTGCTGGCCTGGCTGGAGAGCAGCGGCACCGACGTGCTGTGCCTCCAGGAGGCCAAGATCGCCGAGGACCAGTTCCCGTTCGGCCAGCTGCGCGACCTGGGCTACGAGGCCGCGGTCCACGCCACCGGGAGGTGGAACGGAGTGGCGGTGATCTCCCGCCTCGGCGTCGAGGACGTCGTCAAGGGTCTGCCGGGCGACCCCGGTTACGACGGCGTCCAGGAGCCCCGGGCCATCTCCGCGACCTGTGGCCCGGTCCGTGTCTGGTCGGTCTACGTGCCGAACGGGCGTGAGGTGGACCACCCCCACTACGCCTACAAGCTCCAGTGGTTCGAGGCGCTGAAGGCGGCCGTCGCGGGCGACGCGGGCGGCAGCCGCCCGTTCGCCGTCCTCGGTGACTACAACGTCGCGCCTACGGACGACGACGTCTACGACCGGTCCGCCTTCGAAGGCTCCACCCACGTCACCCCCGCCGAGCGTGCCGCCCTGGCCTCCCTGCGTGAGGCCGGCCTCTCGGACGTGGTGCCGCGGCCCCTGAAGTACGACCACCCCTTCACGTACTGGGACTACCGCCAGCTCTGCTTCCCCAAGAACCGCGGTATGCGCATCGACCTGGTGTACGCCAACGAGCCCTTCACGAAGGCGGTCACCGACGCCTACGTCGACCGTGAGGAGCGCAAGGGCAAGGGCGCCTCGGACCACGCGCCGGTGGTGGTGGACCTCGACGTGTAG
- a CDS encoding pyridoxamine 5'-phosphate oxidase family protein, whose product MSHNDGFRALDRHECLRLLAKVPVGRIVYTRQALPAVLPVNFGLDTDSSILVRTSATSDLVRAVDGVVVAFEADDFNAAEHSGWSVVVTGRATAVTDPAEHERLSRTGPLSWVVTQDWIFLRIEAEMVTGREIKGTPGTD is encoded by the coding sequence ATGTCCCACAACGACGGCTTCCGCGCACTCGATCGGCACGAGTGCCTGCGCCTGCTGGCCAAGGTGCCGGTCGGACGCATCGTCTACACCCGGCAGGCGCTGCCCGCCGTCCTCCCCGTCAACTTCGGCCTGGACACGGACTCCTCGATCCTGGTGCGCACTTCGGCCACGTCCGACCTGGTCCGCGCGGTCGACGGAGTCGTGGTCGCCTTCGAGGCAGATGACTTCAACGCCGCCGAGCACTCGGGCTGGAGCGTGGTCGTCACCGGCCGCGCCACCGCGGTGACCGATCCCGCGGAACACGAACGCCTCTCCCGGACCGGCCCGCTCTCCTGGGTGGTCACCCAGGACTGGATCTTCCTCCGGATCGAGGCCGAGATGGTCACCGGACGGGAGATCAAGGGCACGCCCGGTACGGACTGA
- a CDS encoding MBL fold metallo-hydrolase, translated as MKLTKKSHACVRLEKDGRTLVIDPGMFSEDDAAAGADAILVTHEHADHFDEGRLRAALEAAPGTEIWTLASVAEKISAAFPGRVHTVGHGDTFTAAGFDVQVHGELHAVIHPDIPRITNVGYLIDGGKVFHPGDALTVPDHPVETLMLPVMAPWNKIAEVIDYVREVKPQRAYDIHDALLTDLARPIYDHQIGALGGAEHLRLTPGASAEV; from the coding sequence ATGAAGCTCACGAAGAAGTCGCACGCCTGCGTCCGCCTCGAGAAGGACGGGCGCACGCTCGTCATCGACCCGGGAATGTTCAGCGAGGACGACGCCGCGGCCGGCGCGGACGCGATCCTCGTCACGCACGAGCACGCCGACCACTTCGACGAGGGCCGGCTGCGGGCCGCCCTGGAGGCTGCTCCGGGCACCGAGATCTGGACCCTCGCCTCCGTCGCGGAGAAGATCTCGGCCGCGTTCCCCGGCCGTGTGCACACCGTCGGCCACGGCGACACCTTCACCGCCGCGGGCTTCGACGTCCAGGTCCACGGCGAGCTGCACGCGGTGATCCACCCGGACATTCCACGCATCACGAACGTCGGCTACCTGATCGACGGCGGCAAGGTCTTCCACCCCGGCGACGCGCTCACCGTCCCGGACCATCCGGTGGAGACGCTGATGCTGCCCGTGATGGCTCCCTGGAACAAGATCGCCGAGGTGATCGACTACGTCCGCGAGGTCAAGCCGCAGCGGGCGTACGACATCCACGACGCCCTTCTCACCGACCTCGCCCGTCCGATCTACGACCACCAGATCGGCGCTCTGGGCGGTGCCGAGCACCTGCGGCTGACCCCCGGCGCGTCGGCGGAGGTCTGA
- the fdxA gene encoding ferredoxin, with product MTYVIAQPCVDLKDKACVDECPVDCIYEGPRKMYINPDECVDCGACEPVCPVEAVFYEDDIPQEWSEFRRADTEFFAGLGSPGGAAGLGPVDRDHPVVAGLPVPTSL from the coding sequence ATGACCTACGTCATCGCGCAGCCGTGCGTGGACCTCAAGGACAAGGCCTGCGTCGACGAATGCCCCGTCGACTGCATCTACGAAGGCCCCCGCAAGATGTACATCAACCCCGACGAATGCGTGGACTGCGGCGCGTGCGAGCCCGTGTGCCCCGTGGAGGCCGTCTTCTACGAGGACGACATCCCGCAGGAGTGGTCGGAGTTCCGCAGGGCGGACACGGAGTTCTTCGCCGGCCTGGGCTCTCCCGGCGGCGCGGCGGGACTGGGCCCGGTCGACCGCGACCACCCCGTCGTCGCCGGACTGCCCGTTCCGACATCACTCTGA
- a CDS encoding Acg family FMN-binding oxidoreductase, with protein MQTREIDAGVLETLMAAAVAAPSIHNTQPWRFGLQAATRTIEVRADNRRTLPLADPDRRAQHLSVGAAVLNLRVAVAHLGWDPVVRLLPETGEPDLLATVQLTMPAGELPDCRRLYPAIERRHTSRMPFTGRPVPEAVVAEMAEAARAEGARLHVPDFAETRLLLGLTAAAEARNQANPARTTESRTWITAPGTNLPYGIPLTALGPQDADGRIPMRDFTGRLPIPHLPDQHFERHAQVALLWTAHDRREDWLRAGQALEHLLLTATAHGVRTSMLHQAMEWPDLRAAACLPQRRCCPQLLIRFGYGPEGGRTPRASIQTARHHGD; from the coding sequence ATGCAGACCCGGGAGATCGACGCCGGTGTGCTGGAGACGCTGATGGCCGCGGCCGTGGCGGCACCGTCGATCCACAACACGCAGCCGTGGCGCTTCGGGCTGCAGGCGGCCACCCGGACCATTGAGGTCCGCGCTGACAACAGGCGAACCCTGCCGCTGGCCGACCCCGACCGACGGGCCCAGCATCTGTCCGTGGGCGCTGCGGTCCTCAACCTCCGGGTCGCCGTCGCGCACCTGGGCTGGGACCCTGTGGTCCGGCTGCTGCCCGAAACCGGCGAGCCGGACCTGCTGGCCACCGTACAGCTGACCATGCCCGCCGGGGAGTTGCCGGACTGCCGGCGGCTGTACCCTGCCATCGAGCGGCGCCACACCAGCCGGATGCCGTTCACCGGTCGGCCGGTGCCCGAGGCGGTCGTGGCGGAGATGGCCGAGGCCGCACGGGCCGAGGGCGCGCGCCTGCACGTGCCGGACTTCGCCGAAACCCGGCTGCTGCTGGGCCTGACCGCAGCGGCCGAAGCGCGCAACCAGGCCAACCCAGCACGGACTACCGAATCCCGGACCTGGATCACCGCCCCCGGTACGAACCTGCCCTACGGCATCCCGCTCACCGCTCTCGGCCCACAGGACGCGGACGGACGGATACCGATGCGCGACTTCACCGGCCGACTGCCCATACCGCACCTGCCGGACCAGCACTTCGAGCGTCACGCTCAGGTGGCCTTGCTATGGACGGCCCACGACCGTCGAGAGGACTGGCTGCGGGCCGGTCAGGCCCTGGAGCACCTGCTGCTGACCGCGACCGCGCACGGCGTACGCACCTCGATGCTGCACCAGGCGATGGAATGGCCGGATCTGCGGGCGGCTGCCTGCCTGCCGCAACGGCGCTGCTGTCCCCAGCTGCTGATCCGGTTCGGCTACGGACCGGAGGGTGGCCGCACACCGCGTGCCTCCATACAGACGGCCCGGCATCACGGGGACTGA
- a CDS encoding alpha/beta fold hydrolase: MSETPSNTLQYRFDGPEEAPVLILGPSLGTTWHMWDRQVPELTKQWRVFRFDLPGHGGAPAYPAGSVSELAARLLVTLEGLGVQRFGYAGCALGGAVGVELALRHPERLASLALIAASPRFGTADEFRQRGVIVRTNGLDPIARSSPERWFTSGFAAAQPAITEWAVQMVRTTDPGCYIAACEALAAFDVRTELGRVGVPALVLVGSEDQVTGPAEARTLVAGIPDARLAVVPGASHLVPVEQPVAVTDLLVRHFSTAWQPAFGATTGQMAVIAPPAQPVLAAPPQAAPIAEIAPMAAPPQPAVRTDPYDIGLKTRREVLGDAHVDRELAQADDFSGDFQEFLTRCTWGEIWNRPGLDRRTRSCVTLTALVAGGHLEDLAAHTRAALRNGLTPDEIKEVLLQAAVYCGIPAAGSAFGVAQQVIREETTPTE, encoded by the coding sequence GTGAGTGAGACACCGTCGAACACCCTGCAATACCGCTTTGACGGGCCAGAAGAGGCTCCCGTCCTGATCCTGGGTCCCTCTCTGGGCACCACATGGCACATGTGGGACCGGCAGGTCCCGGAGCTGACGAAGCAGTGGCGGGTCTTCCGCTTCGATCTGCCCGGGCACGGCGGCGCGCCCGCCTACCCCGCCGGCTCGGTCTCCGAACTGGCCGCCCGGTTGCTCGTCACCCTGGAAGGGCTCGGCGTGCAGCGCTTCGGCTACGCCGGCTGCGCACTCGGCGGTGCGGTCGGCGTCGAGCTGGCCCTGCGCCACCCGGAACGCCTCGCCTCGCTCGCGCTCATCGCCGCCTCGCCGCGCTTCGGCACGGCCGACGAGTTCCGGCAGCGCGGGGTGATCGTCCGCACGAACGGGCTCGACCCCATCGCCCGCAGCTCACCGGAACGCTGGTTCACCAGCGGATTCGCGGCGGCCCAGCCCGCGATCACCGAATGGGCCGTGCAGATGGTGCGCACCACCGATCCCGGCTGCTACATAGCCGCCTGCGAGGCGCTCGCCGCCTTCGACGTGCGGACCGAACTCGGCCGCGTCGGCGTGCCGGCGCTGGTCCTGGTCGGCTCGGAGGACCAGGTCACCGGACCCGCCGAGGCCCGCACCCTGGTCGCCGGCATCCCGGACGCGCGCCTCGCCGTCGTGCCCGGCGCCTCCCACCTGGTGCCCGTCGAGCAACCCGTCGCCGTCACCGACCTGTTGGTCCGGCACTTCTCGACCGCCTGGCAGCCCGCCTTCGGGGCGACCACCGGCCAGATGGCGGTCATCGCACCCCCGGCCCAGCCCGTCCTGGCCGCGCCCCCGCAGGCGGCGCCCATCGCCGAGATCGCCCCGATGGCCGCACCGCCCCAGCCCGCGGTTCGCACGGACCCGTACGACATCGGCCTCAAGACCCGCCGCGAGGTGCTCGGCGACGCGCACGTCGACCGGGAGCTGGCCCAGGCCGACGACTTCTCCGGCGACTTCCAGGAGTTCCTCACCCGCTGCACCTGGGGCGAAATCTGGAACCGGCCCGGCCTCGACCGGCGCACACGCAGCTGCGTCACCCTCACCGCCCTGGTCGCGGGCGGCCACCTGGAGGACCTCGCCGCCCACACCAGGGCCGCCCTGCGCAACGGGCTCACGCCCGACGAGATCAAGGAGGTGCTGCTCCAGGCGGCTGTCTACTGCGGCATCCCCGCGGCCGGCAGCGCCTTCGGAGTGGCCCAGCAGGTCATCCGCGAGGAGACCACCCCCACGGAGTGA
- a CDS encoding NarK/NasA family nitrate transporter has translation MAVQRSGRSDATPSVHAPVPGRAWLMLTLATVGFAVNFWAWALLSPLGPRFKDSLDLSSFQQSLLVAVPIVVGSLGRIPIGALTDRFGGRVMFPLVSAATIVPVLYLGLAGHSSLAALLVGGFFLGIGGTAFAVGVPFVNAWFPPERRGLAIGIFGAGMGGTAISALTTVKLVKAHSMSTPFLITAVVLAVYALIAALLLRDAPGRTVPTEPLVRRLGATLKLRITWQASALYAVTFGGYVAFSVYLPTYLKTGYGLTQADAANRMAGFVLLAVAMRPVGGWLSDRLGPDRVLAGALSVVVAGAFVQSFTLDLAPVGTISFLAMAAALGAGSGATFALVALLTPASKVGSVTGVVGAAGGLGGFVPPLVMGSLYGEYGTYAGGLALLAVVAAAALAYTLTGVRAAAEGCERKQRTGRPRGRRTARTTA, from the coding sequence ATGGCGGTCCAACGGTCTGGGAGAAGCGACGCAACGCCGTCGGTACACGCGCCGGTGCCGGGCCGGGCCTGGCTGATGCTGACGCTGGCCACGGTCGGCTTCGCCGTCAACTTCTGGGCCTGGGCGCTGCTCAGCCCGCTCGGCCCGCGGTTCAAGGACAGCCTCGATCTGTCGTCGTTCCAGCAGTCGCTGCTGGTGGCGGTGCCGATCGTGGTCGGCTCCCTGGGCCGCATCCCGATCGGCGCGCTCACCGACCGGTTCGGCGGACGGGTGATGTTCCCGCTCGTGTCGGCGGCCACCATCGTGCCCGTGCTCTACCTCGGCCTGGCCGGCCACTCCTCCCTCGCCGCCCTGCTGGTCGGCGGATTCTTCCTCGGCATCGGCGGCACCGCGTTCGCCGTCGGCGTGCCCTTCGTCAACGCCTGGTTCCCGCCCGAACGGCGCGGTCTGGCCATCGGCATCTTCGGCGCCGGCATGGGCGGCACCGCCATCAGCGCCCTGACCACGGTCAAGCTGGTCAAGGCGCACAGCATGTCCACCCCGTTCCTGATCACCGCCGTCGTCCTGGCCGTCTACGCTCTGATCGCCGCGCTGTTGCTGCGTGACGCGCCCGGCCGCACCGTGCCGACCGAACCGCTGGTCCGCCGACTCGGTGCCACTCTGAAGCTCCGGATCACCTGGCAGGCGTCCGCGCTGTACGCGGTGACGTTCGGCGGTTACGTCGCCTTCTCCGTCTACCTGCCCACCTACCTCAAGACCGGCTACGGCCTCACCCAGGCCGACGCCGCCAACCGCATGGCCGGCTTCGTGCTCCTCGCGGTGGCGATGCGCCCGGTCGGCGGCTGGCTGTCCGACCGTCTGGGCCCGGACCGGGTGCTGGCCGGAGCGCTGTCCGTGGTCGTGGCCGGAGCGTTCGTGCAGTCCTTCACCCTCGACCTCGCACCCGTGGGAACCATCTCCTTCCTGGCCATGGCCGCCGCACTCGGCGCGGGCAGCGGAGCGACCTTCGCCTTGGTGGCCCTGCTGACCCCGGCCAGCAAGGTCGGCTCGGTCACCGGCGTGGTCGGCGCCGCCGGCGGCCTGGGCGGCTTCGTCCCGCCGCTGGTGATGGGCTCGCTGTACGGCGAGTACGGAACGTACGCGGGCGGGCTCGCACTGCTCGCCGTCGTGGCCGCTGCCGCGCTGGCGTACACCCTCACCGGTGTCCGCGCCGCCGCCGAAGGCTGCGAGCGCAAGCAGCGCACCGGCCGCCCGCGGGGGCGCCGCACCGCACGTACCACCGCGTAG
- a CDS encoding 2-oxoacid:ferredoxin oxidoreductase subunit beta codes for MPTEALSLVPKAEARQSMKDFKSDQEVRWCPGCGDYAILAAVQGFMPELGLARENIVFVSGIGCSSRFPYYMNTYGMHSIHGRAPAIATGLATSRRDLSVWVVTGDGDALSIGGNHLIHALRRNVNLKILLFNNRIYGLTKGQYSPTSEVGKITKSTPMGSLDAPFNPVSLAIGAEASFVARTIDSDRKHLTSVLRAAAAHPGTALIEIYQNCNIFNDGAFDALKDQQQAQEALIRLEHGQPIRFGPDGTRGVVRDPHTADLNVVDVTDGNEADLLVHDAHATSPTTAFALSRLADPDTLHHTPIGVFRSVDRPVYDTAMADQLDTAVEQRGKGDLAALLAGNDTWRVENPS; via the coding sequence ATGCCCACTGAGGCACTCTCTCTCGTGCCGAAGGCGGAGGCCCGGCAGTCCATGAAGGACTTCAAGTCCGACCAGGAAGTGCGCTGGTGCCCCGGCTGCGGCGACTACGCCATCCTCGCCGCCGTCCAGGGCTTCATGCCCGAACTCGGCCTGGCCAGGGAGAACATCGTCTTCGTCTCCGGCATCGGCTGCTCCTCCCGCTTCCCGTACTACATGAACACCTACGGGATGCACTCCATCCACGGCCGCGCCCCCGCCATCGCCACCGGCCTCGCCACCTCGCGCCGCGACCTGAGCGTGTGGGTCGTCACCGGCGACGGCGACGCCCTCTCCATCGGCGGCAACCACCTCATCCACGCCCTGCGCCGCAACGTCAACCTCAAGATCCTGCTGTTCAACAACCGCATCTACGGCCTCACCAAGGGCCAGTACTCCCCCACCTCCGAGGTCGGCAAGATCACCAAGTCGACGCCGATGGGCTCACTCGACGCCCCCTTCAACCCCGTGTCGCTGGCGATCGGCGCGGAGGCCTCCTTCGTCGCCCGCACCATCGACTCCGACCGCAAACACCTCACCTCGGTACTGCGCGCCGCGGCCGCCCACCCCGGCACCGCACTGATCGAGATCTACCAGAACTGCAACATCTTCAACGACGGCGCCTTCGACGCCCTCAAGGACCAGCAACAGGCCCAGGAGGCACTCATCCGCCTCGAACACGGACAGCCGATCCGCTTCGGCCCCGACGGCACGCGAGGCGTCGTCCGCGACCCGCACACCGCAGACCTCAACGTCGTCGACGTCACCGACGGCAACGAGGCCGACCTCCTCGTCCACGACGCGCACGCCACATCCCCCACCACGGCCTTCGCCCTGTCCCGCCTCGCCGACCCCGACACCCTGCACCACACCCCCATCGGCGTCTTCCGCTCCGTCGACCGCCCCGTCTACGACACCGCCATGGCCGACCAGCTCGACACCGCCGTCGAACAACGCGGCAAGGGCGACCTCGCCGCACTGCTGGCCGGCAACGACACCTGGAGGGTGGAGAATCCGTCATGA
- a CDS encoding multicopper oxidase domain-containing protein: protein MTSQLDPPSATASRYPNRFKQSGLKARHLRAHTLVVAWLVLALLTTTAQQTLPIARWLAIHLFLLGAATTAIVVWSEHFAVALLHAKLPDERWSDARLAAVNLAVAGVLTGVWADLPVLIGIACALLVAAITAHLVVLVRMGRGALGGRLAPIVGFYRAAAAALVVGAVLGWMLATGHAGPRYYSGLRLAHIHVMLLGWIGLPVLGTLFMLWPTVLGVRMTERTTKVARWVLSLTGGGLVIAVAALAAGWRWAAVTGVVTYGAGAGVAVELFARTVRRRRPISSAAACTLGAATGWLIAGVIADAAILAIGPLTEASDGVGSLVPVWLAGFVAQVLIGALTYLLPIVLGTGPKERATLRAVLESGWLVRSTALNAGVALLALPLPNVVGTVGLLLAAAPAVAFLALTVRVLVRGVGRAGEGGSSRRPVLLGSAAGVVLIVLAVMVANSGGSTDGPAVAAGTGNGAATVTRTVNVTLANMRIQPGRIDVTKGTGLKLKVTNKDAQRHDLKVDGGPTTPLLSRGESRTLDLGAVTRNRTAWCTLPGHRAAGMTLAIVVKSSTGETAAGHDGHMSMAGSSGGLDLAADFSHGWKPRGAALAPVAGGTLRRIELHAVRRTIEVAPGVKQQMWTFGGTAPGPTLHGKVGDVFEVTLVNDDPTMGHGIDLHAGSLAPDQAMRTIRPGQRLVYRFRADRAGAWLYHCSTAPMLQHMGNGMYGAVIIDPPGLAKVDHEYVLVSSELYLGTPGSAVQVAKMRHDTPDAWAFNGVAAQYAKAPLMAKAGERARFWVVAAGPSDGISFHIVGTVFDTVYKEGTYLLKPGRPGGSQVLDLAVAEGGFVETTFPAGGHYSFVDHDMRHAEAGAMGMVEVSK from the coding sequence GTGACCAGCCAGCTCGATCCTCCCTCAGCCACCGCAAGCCGCTACCCCAACAGGTTCAAGCAGTCCGGCCTCAAGGCCCGACATCTGCGCGCCCACACCCTCGTCGTGGCGTGGCTCGTCCTGGCACTGCTGACGACCACCGCCCAGCAAACGCTGCCCATCGCCCGCTGGCTCGCGATCCATCTGTTCCTGCTCGGCGCCGCCACCACCGCGATCGTGGTCTGGAGCGAGCACTTCGCCGTCGCCCTGCTGCACGCCAAACTCCCCGACGAGCGGTGGAGCGACGCCCGGCTCGCAGCGGTGAACCTCGCAGTGGCGGGCGTGCTGACCGGCGTGTGGGCGGATCTTCCCGTCCTCATCGGGATCGCCTGCGCGCTGCTGGTCGCCGCGATCACCGCCCACCTGGTCGTGCTGGTCCGCATGGGCCGCGGCGCGCTGGGCGGACGGCTGGCTCCGATCGTCGGCTTCTACCGGGCGGCGGCAGCCGCACTGGTCGTGGGTGCGGTCCTGGGGTGGATGCTGGCCACCGGTCATGCCGGTCCTCGGTACTACTCCGGGCTGCGGCTGGCCCACATCCACGTGATGCTGCTGGGCTGGATCGGACTGCCGGTGCTGGGCACCCTGTTCATGCTGTGGCCCACCGTGCTGGGCGTGCGGATGACCGAGCGCACCACCAAGGTGGCGCGCTGGGTGCTTTCGCTGACCGGAGGCGGCCTCGTCATCGCGGTCGCCGCGCTGGCGGCCGGATGGCGCTGGGCCGCCGTGACCGGCGTCGTGACATACGGGGCCGGCGCGGGCGTCGCGGTGGAACTGTTCGCCCGTACGGTGCGCCGGCGGCGCCCCATCTCGAGCGCGGCGGCCTGCACGCTGGGCGCAGCCACCGGATGGCTTATCGCGGGCGTCATCGCGGACGCGGCGATCCTCGCCATCGGTCCCCTGACCGAGGCCTCAGATGGTGTCGGCTCCCTGGTCCCAGTGTGGCTCGCTGGATTCGTCGCACAGGTTCTCATCGGCGCCCTGACCTATCTGCTGCCGATCGTGCTCGGGACCGGCCCCAAGGAACGGGCCACGCTCCGGGCTGTGTTGGAGAGTGGCTGGTTGGTCCGCTCGACCGCCCTCAACGCAGGTGTCGCGCTGCTGGCACTCCCGCTGCCCAACGTTGTCGGCACGGTGGGCCTGCTGCTGGCCGCTGCGCCCGCAGTGGCGTTTCTCGCTCTGACGGTCCGCGTCCTGGTTCGAGGTGTCGGCCGCGCCGGAGAGGGCGGCTCGTCGCGACGGCCGGTCCTGCTGGGCTCGGCGGCGGGTGTCGTACTGATCGTGCTGGCTGTCATGGTGGCCAACAGCGGCGGCAGCACGGACGGCCCAGCCGTCGCCGCCGGGACGGGGAACGGTGCCGCCACGGTCACGCGTACCGTCAATGTCACCCTGGCCAACATGCGCATCCAGCCCGGCCGGATCGACGTCACCAAGGGAACCGGACTCAAGCTGAAGGTCACCAACAAGGACGCCCAGCGCCACGACCTGAAGGTCGACGGCGGCCCCACCACCCCGCTCCTGTCCCGGGGCGAAAGCCGCACACTCGACCTCGGGGCGGTCACCAGGAACCGCACTGCCTGGTGCACCCTGCCCGGACACCGGGCTGCCGGAATGACCCTCGCCATCGTCGTGAAGAGCAGCACCGGGGAGACCGCCGCTGGACACGACGGGCACATGTCCATGGCTGGCAGCAGCGGAGGTCTGGACCTCGCAGCCGACTTCTCCCACGGCTGGAAGCCCCGTGGCGCCGCACTCGCCCCGGTGGCCGGTGGAACATTGCGCCGAATCGAGTTGCACGCCGTCCGCCGGACCATCGAGGTCGCTCCGGGCGTCAAGCAGCAGATGTGGACCTTCGGCGGCACCGCACCCGGCCCCACTCTGCACGGCAAGGTAGGCGACGTCTTCGAGGTCACCCTCGTCAACGACGACCCCACCATGGGCCACGGCATCGACCTCCACGCCGGCTCCCTCGCCCCCGACCAGGCCATGCGCACCATCCGGCCCGGTCAGCGACTGGTCTACCGCTTCCGCGCCGACAGAGCCGGGGCATGGCTGTACCACTGCAGCACGGCACCGATGCTCCAGCACATGGGCAACGGCATGTACGGCGCCGTCATCATCGACCCGCCCGGCCTGGCGAAGGTGGACCACGAGTACGTGCTGGTCTCCTCCGAGCTGTACCTCGGCACCCCCGGCAGCGCGGTCCAGGTGGCGAAGATGCGTCACGACACGCCAGACGCCTGGGCGTTCAACGGCGTTGCTGCCCAGTACGCCAAAGCGCCGTTGATGGCGAAGGCGGGGGAGCGGGCCCGTTTCTGGGTAGTGGCCGCTGGACCGAGCGACGGAATCTCCTTTCACATCGTCGGCACCGTCTTCGACACGGTCTACAAGGAGGGCACCTACCTGCTCAAGCCCGGCCGGCCGGGCGGTTCGCAGGTCCTGGACCTTGCTGTGGCCGAGGGCGGCTTCGTCGAGACGACGTTCCCCGCGGGCGGCCACTACTCCTTCGTCGACCACGACATGCGCCACGCCGAAGCCGGAGCGATGGGCATGGTGGAGGTCAGCAAGTGA